A stretch of the Capsicum annuum cultivar UCD-10X-F1 chromosome 10, UCD10Xv1.1, whole genome shotgun sequence genome encodes the following:
- the LOC107844614 gene encoding auxin-responsive protein SAUR71 has protein sequence MHIHIFCSSTSSLFFPNPNSFPSYSKGKLKMLGINKFISVKKLAKKAKAITTSTSTHDQYFLIKDNKIEEELSLGSPNSSTPTGNLAIYVGEERERFIVPTSYLSHPLFKILLEKTYNEFGFDQTGGLVVPCSVNAFQEVVNAVECCNGKFDFGELVEEFL, from the coding sequence ATGCATATCCATATATTTTGTTCTTCTACATCCTCTCTtttttttccaaatccaaattctttcCCTAGTTATTCAAAGGGCAAATTAAAAATGCTAGGGATCAACAAGTTTATTTCAGTGAAGAAACTAGCCAAGAAGGCTAAGGCAATAACAACAAGTACTAGTACTCATGATCAATACTTTCTTATTAAGGACAACAAAATTGAAGAAGAATTATCTCTTGGTAGCCCTAATTCCTCAACACCAACAGGAAATTTAGCCATCTATGTAGGAGAAGAACGCGAACGATTCATCGTGCCAACGAGCTATCTTTCTCATCCATTGTTCAAGATTTTGTTGGAGAAAACTTACAATGAGTTTGGGTTTGATCAAACAGGTGGATTGGTGGTGCCATGCAGTGTTAATGCATTTCAAGAAGTGGTTAATGCTGTGGAATGTTGCAATGGGAAGTTTGATTTTGGTGAGTTGGTGGAAGAGTTTCTGTAG